The nucleotide window CTATGTGGGTGAAAAGTCCAGTAATATAACTCTAGCAAAATGGTAAGTAGATGTGGTACCACATTCATATAGGTCGTTAGGAGAGTTCATATGCatgtatatgatgatgtttgttTTTAGTGTTTAAGTGTGAAAATGATGTGCTACTCTGTAATGTGGGAGTTTAGAAGGGATGTAACCTCGGTTGATCCCTCTTCTAATTTCAtcctacataaaaaaaataaaaaaaaacgtggAACGCATGAATATGTATTACCTTTGGTAAATGTTTAATTGAAGCCACgacaaaaaaatgttaaactAACGTGCAAAACACGTTTTAACGCTTAAACATTTTTAAAGCCAAAATTATAATACATACAGTGCACATGTTTGCATGTGACCAATCTTAATCTTAAGTTGCAATCATGTAGcactttgttaattttttaaacaccATGCTTTTAAACATGTTTGTTTAAATAAAGCCTCATTTCTTCATGCTAATCCTGCAATTAAAAAATACCCTGTTTAAAATTAGGCGTGCTGCCAGCTAAAGTTGTCGGATATAACATTTTCTTTGTTCCAtgtgatatttatttaaatgagaATTTATGCATTTCAATCTTATCTTCATCACATGCCATACTTAAAAATCAGTTAAGAAATAATTCATTAGAAAAGTTAAACATctcaattttcaatgtattgaCCGCATAAATCTTTATAAGAACTTACTACTTTCGTCCCAAATTATTATatgttttggacatttcacacatattaagaaatgtaattaattttgtatggtAAAAAGATGCtatgaattgttttacaaaattgtccttaataattTGTATTGGatagataaattaaagaattaaaaaaaaaaaaaaaaagtaataaatagttaaaagtataacagaaaaaataacattaatgtttcattgatattatAAAGCGATTAATAGTTTGATATTGATAGAGTACTATTTAAGGCTCTTAAAGATACTCTTTAGATTTTTTGTAATATAAcgttaaaaaatgaaagaaatctaATATGGATACAAGAGATCAACACATAAGTAGCTGAAAATCGGAAGTTATACCCCACACCCCTACATCtataccttcttttttttttttttttactcaaaaaggaaatctattaaaaagaagaaatacaATTCATATCTTTTTGGATATGATTAAAAATGGGGTCACCCCAACATTTGACACAAACTACCAAATTTATCctttatataaaacaaaacacaattacCTTTTCACTTTTCACCCCCACATACACCTCATGTGCGTTCACCCCTTTCTCTGGAAAAAACTTCTTCTACTTTGCTTCTGCTTCCAATAAACAGTATAAGCCTCCTTTCATATGTTCATTTCATGTTTATGTGTTCTTTCATGTGTTTGTTCTCTTAATTGTTTACCAAAATCATTGATTGTGTTTTGCTAGGGTTTTCAAGGTTTTCTAGGTTAGTGGGTTAGGAATCGTTAAAAGAATCGTGTTCTGGAAACGACGATTTGGTGAAATGCCATCATCTGGGAATCGTGTTTACAAAGCGTTCCGGTTGATATCCGTAAACCATGTGCAAAACATCCGCGCCTGTTCTTTTATTTTCTGCTAAGGTTTCGTTGTTGTCAGCAAGGGTGTTATTGGATTGTGGTGCTTTCATTGTTTGGACCCCCTTGGTTTGGTTTTTTctttgagtagtgatatttgaacatctatttgaaacaacttttgtgacaatctcttttttctctcttttcattggtaaaaaataatggagatagaaaaaagaaaagagagaataagagtataatgtgagtatatgagagaaaattttcaaaaaattgtcacaaagtggttgtacaaatattatttctctttttcttttctccaaTTCGTGGGAGttttttgtttacctttttaattgttttggagACTGTAGCTTTAGTGCCATGACACACTCTTGTGTAAGTGGTACCAATTGGAATAAAGTTTTGcagatttaaaaaagaaaagcttAGAGCCAATTGCTACTTCAATTATTAGTTCTTGTACAACAAAATTTGATGAGAGGAATTCTTTTAATGACTAGTGATTTGTGGAGGCTGAGTTTTGCAATGAAATGAAGCTATTTGTTGTCTGTTGtaacttgaacaaatattttttatttttttttaagaaacaaataaTATGCTATAGATCAATGAACTCAACAAGAAAAGGAGTGCTTTGTGCATGTTTGAACGCAGGTTTCagttttagttaaaaaaaaaaaaaaaaaaaaaaaaaagacattacCGGAACACTATTATGTATACTTTTCCGGTTTATTATTTCGGAAAGCAATGAAAGAGCATTTCGGTATAAGTTTTGAAAATCGTAAGTTGATTATCCAGCAATTATTTCGGAAACGTACACATGAGTGTTCCGAAAATTTTACCATatgttttatatattaaagataaatatcGAAAATGCATACATGAAAGAATATCATGTGGAGGTGAACTCATACTCAATTGAGATTGGAAATGAAAGTGAaagtgaaaaattaatgtttaaaaggttaaatagaaaaaaaagataaaattggaatttaaaaaattgtgttggGGTAAAAGTACATGTGTCGGGATACAGGGTATAACCATGTGCAACATCTACCTCTAGTAACAATTTGaattataaacaatattttttgttttgtaattttaaacTAGATgcattataaaatatatagcATACAAACCCTAAATAATAAGACAATGTTATCCACAAACCTAGGCATTTGACCGTTATTTAATTTCATCACATGTGCCAGCACTGCTActacataaatatatgcaaaCGCATTGGCATTTGGCATatgatttattatattttattgttcctCTTATCAAATGCTGGAAGAAGTAAttaaggatttttttatttttttatttttatcattgtgtgtctatatatatccTTCTTCCCTTCCCTGTATTTGCTCACAAAACCTTCCTTGAATcgtaaaaaaactcaagaaCAAAATTCCTCCTTGCCCACTATCCTTACTATACCTAAGATGACGAAATCTGGTTACATAAATGCTGTATTTCGTTCATCTAGGAAAAATGAAGCATACTTTTTCATCAATGATAAGCTCTTGGTTTTGGATTATGCTCCCGGAACCAGCAACGATAAGATTTTACATGGACCTGTTTTTGTTCGCCACGGGTTTCCATCGCTTGATAATACAAAATTTGGAAGCAATGGAATAGATTGTGCCTTTGACACCGATGACAACGAGGCGTTCGTCTTTTATCAAGGTCTTTGTGCTAAGATAGAATATGTTCCACAAACTGACAAAGACAAAATAATCTCAGGTCCTATGAAAATTGCGGAAATGTTTCCTTTTTTAGAAGGAACGGGTTTTGAACATGGAATAGACGCTGCATTCAGGTCAACTTTGAACAAAGAGGTTTACTTGTTCAGAGGAGATAAGTATGCTCGTATAGACTATGGCACGAACAGTCTTGTTCAAATTATCAGGGACATCAACAGCGGGTTTACTTGTTTCCGAGACACGATCTTTGAAAAGGGAATCGATGCGGCTTTTGCTTCTCATATCCCGAATGAAGCTTACCTTTTCAAAGGAGATAACTTTGTGCGTATCACTTTTACACCAGGAAGATCAGATGACTACATTATGGGGGGTGTTAGGTCAACTCTTGATGTTTGGAAGTCTCTTCGGGACATCATACCTCTGAAGAATTAATCAATACCGGCATTCGCGAAAGGGATCATCTTGCTAAAGAACAACACAATGAACTTCTAAAATAGTAATGTGAACGAATctacaataaaataaagaaggttgtttttcatgtttattttctttgtttgtatCAATCATCATTAATGTAATATGTGTGTATCATGGTTTGCTTCCGTTCCTTGATTTAATAAAAGTGTGTCTTCCCATTGTTTATTTCTCCCCAAATATGATGTTTGTTTATATCTCTAATGTGATAGTGTGAGAATCAATTATTAgtcattatattaaaatagatggTTAGAACGTGACTGTTAGTTTCCATTTTTTTGGTTTCGCCTTCGCatcctttttctttcatttgagcTACggacaaataataattaaacgtAATCTCTTCTCTTAGTCTGAATTTGAACATTGATTTGTCACGTTGTGAGAGACTAACCTCTTGTAATAAACTTGACTTCGGTTGGTGGAGAAGTCATATTGTAAATGTGAGAAAGATAAATTTGGTTATAGCTAAAACCAAATCATCCAAACAAAAACAGTAAAAAAGACGTTCTTTCTTTTGCTTTAGTCTATTTTCATTCATCGACGGTCTAATTGATAATAACTAATAAGCATATATTGGCTTAAAAATTTGGGAAAAGATGCACAAAATCCAAAATACCAAATACTAAATGATAATCGTGTTGAACTCCTTGGTGAAAGACAACATTTGGAGACTAAAGCATAACCGATGGAACATTAGTGTgatgttgaaaaataaattgaaagattaaacaccaaataattatattttgatctaatgttgtatgaattgaaaaaatagagtgtggggccccacataaaatagaactcacgcattagtagtgtttaaactgcggtatttaattttaaatatttgataatgataaaaataatagtaattattatttttatttgtgaatATCACTTCCCATAAATTTAGCTAtggtggttgtgataagaataagaatttaattaaatttcttatatttccttCATTTAAATCTAATAGTTTGTTTcctccattttgatttgtttttttgatcctatccacaagtgttgttgaaatgattaatggataaacttcattttaatcttatccattaGAGTAACTGCTGTCGCAATGtttgctaaaacagttacaAAATTTCTATATAAACAGAGGACTCCATTCTTGACTTGTATAAATCTCGAACGattttctacagtgcagtagttaaccgcacagttgtagctggacttgttttatcctggaggcggcgtggttgatagtctgccttgcacaattttggccAGTgtcacgaaacgtcttaaagagagcggcATGGTCGTAACttaacctagtaacaacttcagtaaataatagaatttggaaatccaaatacaacagtttgaaaatgcaaaaataacaATAACCCTTAAATATATGATAAATCATGGTGTTGTGGGTGGTTATTATGtttattgttttataaaattaaaacaaagtttAATATAAAGTCTAGTCCTAGCTCAACAAGTAGATATTGTTAGATTGAACACCTTTCATcatatttaaaagaaagaaCTCGCAGttatatgtataatttttaGGTGGTGCTTACCACTTcgtttaaaatatatatttatagacGAAGGGTGTAAAATGAGATTTAATACTTTGTCATATTATGTGACACTGAAAATgggagtatttatttttttaatatctaatttttttagtcatatttttttggtggtggtcagaccttacatatattatgcattgtctatactaactgagctaagctcatgacatctaattttttttagtcatattACCCATTGTCATATTAAGGATAAAATATGATAATTACTTAACCATTAAACTTTGATAAACAATCTTTGCACCTTAAAAAGTATAGAAATAATAAACCCGTCTTAAATTACAAGTCTTTTCAACAATCTCACACAAACCTTAAGCTACAAGTCCTTTTAACAATCTCAcacaaatataattttgtatatagaaaataaattatgagtgatattacaaaattatctttCGGTGATGGTATGAGAAAGAgaagttaaattaattttaagcaAAAGTAATAATTGGTAAAATGTGTGATAGGAAAAGAAACATTGATGTTACATTAAACATCTTACAAAATGACTTGTAATTTTAGACAAATTTTTtctgcaaaaagaaaaataccgGACAAATATTTTGCAAAGTGACTTAATACTTGAGACAGTGGGAGTAATTTAATAAgataattgataatttaaatcCCACCAAGTCTATTTGATAAGCATTTATCAAAATTTCTAGACATGACCCTTCtcaaaatcacttattcaatcaaTGTCTTAATTTGTGATGAAACATGCCATGACAATAATTAAGCCTTATAAATTTTTACTCTTTTGGGGTTGTATTTTCATTCTTGTTCAGCTCACATGAGATCTCAAATGTATTTCCTGTTACTGACAACCTTAGCTCTATAATACAGAAAAATTAATTGACCTGCTGCAGAAAAATGATACTATAAAATGATTGCAGAGGCTTTGTTTCGAAAAGGATCATGTTCATGTCATTACATTGCATCTTCATAGTTTCAATTTGGCTGCCCATTCTTCTAAATAGACTTCAAGACCTataaatcatgaaaaattgaaagGCTTGCGCAAGCAAAGCTTCTCAACCATCCCTTCCTCAATTCTTGACTTTATGGGTGTAATTTTGATTTCAAACAACTTTGGCCACAGTTTTCCAGTCACTGCAACCAAGAACAAAAGTCACATAAATTTAATGGAGAATAGAAAACTAAGCCTGATTGGTTTGAATAAAACTTCTGTTTTTATctactaattttaaaatatttgtacaaaata belongs to Medicago truncatula cultivar Jemalong A17 chromosome 6, MtrunA17r5.0-ANR, whole genome shotgun sequence and includes:
- the LOC25480061 gene encoding albumin-2; this translates as MTKSGYINAVFRSSRKNEAYFFINDKLLVLDYAPGTSNDKILHGPVFVRHGFPSLDNTKFGSNGIDCAFDTDDNEAFVFYQGLCAKIEYVPQTDKDKIISGPMKIAEMFPFLEGTGFEHGIDAAFRSTLNKEVYLFRGDKYARIDYGTNSLVQIIRDINSGFTCFRDTIFEKGIDAAFASHIPNEAYLFKGDNFVRITFTPGRSDDYIMGGVRSTLDVWKSLRDIIPLKN